The genomic interval TTACCAAGCAGTTCATGTTTGTTCAGCATTTCGTTTAGGAAGCGATAAAAAAAGATACCGCGCAAGTGATGACGGAGAGCCCTCCAATTCTGCTGGAGCACCTATTCTTGGTCAAATACAATCTTTTGACTTAACAAACATCTTGATTGCAGTTGTGCGTTATTATGGTGGAGTGAATTTGGGCGTTGGTGGATTGATAAACGCTTACAGAACTGCTTCCAAAGAAGCTCTAGAGAATGCAACAATCATCGATCAAGAAGACGAAGCTCTTATTACACTTCTTTACAAATACAACGAAATGCCTCAAGTAATGAGCGTTTTGAAAAATAGTACAGCAAAGATAATTGAACAAGATTTTCAATTATCTTGCAAATTAAGCATCCATGTTCCTGTTTCAGAATTAAAAATCATGGAGCAAATTGCAGAATTAAACCTTCTTCTTCCCGAAGAAAATCACATTACAATAGAAAATCATGGAATTATCCAATAGCCAATTACTTCAAGAACTCATCAGTATCCAAGGATTAGCAAGCGACGAATCGCGCATCAAATCTTTTGTAAAAGAATACGTTTTAAAAAATTCCTCTGCTTGGAAAACGAAACCACACATTATTGATGGATTAGGATTTCAAGACGCA from Fluviicola taffensis DSM 16823 carries:
- a CDS encoding IMPACT family protein, encoding MQGSKFKTISELSEGFYKEKGSKFLAFAFPCKTEEEIKEHIQRLRKEHYQAVHVCSAFRLGSDKKRYRASDDGEPSNSAGAPILGQIQSFDLTNILIAVVRYYGGVNLGVGGLINAYRTASKEALENATIIDQEDEALITLLYKYNEMPQVMSVLKNSTAKIIEQDFQLSCKLSIHVPVSELKIMEQIAELNLLLPEENHITIENHGIIQ